In the Triticum aestivum cultivar Chinese Spring chromosome 2B, IWGSC CS RefSeq v2.1, whole genome shotgun sequence genome, ACGCCGCCCCATCTCCTCGTCCCATTCTCCAGCCTCGGGGTCCTTAGCTCCGGCGCCACCGTCCAGCCCCAGCGCCCCCTTCTCCAGCTCCGCCGTCCGTCCCTGTCTTCCCCTGCATACCAAGGTAATATTTTCTCCTGGAATGGGAAAACTCAGGGTACGGATTCGTTCCTCCCCTCCTTCATGCGGTGAGCTAGCCCGCCAGCAACGGTTATATGCAGAAACTTGCATTTGGATACGAATTGTGTGGATACGACAGTACACTATATACAGTCAGTTAGCACTTGGATGGTGGATACACCAGATGACTAGAACAGTAGAACTGGACAcagttagttttttttctttttgaaacatATATACAGTTAGTTGGTAGTTGGAAGAACTGGATAGTCTATTATCCAGTGCTCCAGTAGTTGCTACACAAAAACTAGGACACTTAGTCAGATCTGGTGTTGAGCTGACACGAACCGTCTGAACTCTCATTGTTTTCTTAAATTGACTCCTAACTTTCGCAAtttgttttgtaatttttcagTATGGTCTTggctgctactccctccgttccaaaatagatgactcaactttgttttaactttagaacaaagttgagtcatctattttggaacggagggagtaaatgtcAGGTGTTAATCAAGCATGGGGGAACGCTTAGATTTTCAATTGCTTGCGGTGTCGTGGGTCGAGCCGATGATGCATGATGCCTGCTTTCAGGGCTTGCAATGTCAGTAACTAGAATGCAATGAACCCACTTATCACAGATAGATGGGCACCCTAGTGGTTTGCTCTAATTAAGAAATGGTCTTAAATAGGTCTTGGAGTGACGATTTAAGAATTCTTACAAGACATGATTGACCAGCCTACGGTGCAGAAAAGAAAAACCGACTCGGCCCTGCAGTGCAGTTAGTACAGTCTTGCAGAAGTTTTTATAAGTTTTCATCTGAATGTCATTTATTAGTTGTCCCTCTGATTGCATTAAAGCTTTGTTGTTTAAACCTAGAGAAACTAGTACAAATAGCATTAGTATGACAGGGAGGATAATTTATATCCTTATCTAACCGGGGGTACACCCATCGTGGTGGTTTCATCATCAAAATCATACTAGTGTATCCCAGATGGGAACTAAAACCGTGTAGCACAACTACAAAACCATCAAATAGACGACACAGAGGGCAGATTGCTTTAGTCATGCAAGAAACTTTAACCAAGAAGGCATCATATCTATTGATCCTGCACTGAAAATTAAAGCAAATAGTTTAGGGGACTACACCACGGAGCACAAGTTTAACACATAACTGCATTTGCAAAAGGATAAGCACAAAAGTATAACAAATATCCGCATCCACAAAAGGATATCAAATGAGAGGCATACAGAAAAGAAACTTTTATATGTACCCTTAGTTCATACAGCACTATACATGGTTTTCAGGCGTGTAACTAATCCTTTATGTGAAATTCTACTACATAGTAATATATTTCTAGTGAACACAGATTATTGCAAGCATAACTAAATATGCATCATCTTCCTCCAGAAAGTCCTGTTATGGTCGTCGCTACAGAAGGGCATGACAGGATATGCTGCCCAAATTCTTCATCCCTGCTAGTAAGGCTCAAAAAACTTGGTTGGAAATCCGGGAGTAGCACATCCTTTACAAGGTATTGCATCACTAGGCGCATGCATGGCCTAGCACTTTGTACTGGGTGTGAGCAGAGCAAGCCAAGCTTTAGTACCAACTCTGCTTCCTCACTGACATAATCTTCTAATTTTGGGTCTACTGTTCTGAGGATCGAACCACTCTCCCATGCATCGACCACCCAGTCTGTCAGCAGCACTGGCTCACCAGCAGAATCATTCACCTGTATTGGACGCCTCCCACAAGCAACCTCCAACATGAAGACACCAAATGCAAAGACGTCAGTTGCCTTGGTTGCCCTTCCTAGCCTAGCCAGCTCGGGAGCAATGTACCCCCAGGTGCCAGCCAAATGCGTGGTGTGGGCATCTGTGCCATGGTTGTGTAATCTTGCCAGACCAAAATCACCCAGTCTACCGTTCATTTCATTGTCGAGGAGCACGTTGCTCGCTTTGATGTCTCGATGGATGACCACCTTCTCCCAGTCCTCATGGAGGTAGCAAAGACCAGATGCAATGCCTTTTATGATGTTGAATCTCTGAACCCAGTCTATAGTCTGCTTACGTTGACCGTGCAGAACTCTGTCGAGACTACCATTTGGCATGTAATCGTAAACCAGAAGGAGCTCGCTCTTGTGTCGAGAATAACCGAGCAACTGCACAAGGTTGCGATGGCGGAGATGGCCTAGGATGGTTATCTCAGCTATGAATTCCTTCATCCCCTGCTTTGACTCTGGTGAAACCCGCTTGATGGCAACATTTTGCTTCGAGGTTTGTAGCACCCCCTTGTACACCTTTCCAAATCCTCCTCTCCCAAGAAGCATCCTGTCACTGAAATTATTGGTTGCAGCGGCAAGATCTTTATATGTGAAGGATGATGACCCACAATCGATTTCCCAATCACTACTTTTCCTTGCCTTTTTCATATAAACATAAAGAGCAATGATAATGACAATTGTGATGAACACTGACAGAATAACAACTGGTACAAGAACACCCTTAGGGATATGGGAGCGACTTTGACCATCGCGTCGAACATCCTGTATAACTTCAGACAGCACTGAGTAGTTAAGTGGCTTAGCCTCCCCATTTGGATTGAAACTCCAGCCGATAATGCGGTGTATGGACCTTAAAGTGCCGGTTGCAGAGGCAAAGCCAACATATACTGAGCTTGGTAAAACAGATGTAAGATTGACAGTGCTGGATAGCAGTGGGTTCTGAGGCTTGTGCTCTAAGTAAGGTGCTAAACTGACATTCACTTGGTGCGAACTGTCATCATAATCCACCCATACTTGCATCGGCTTTCCACTAATAAGTAGCAAATCAGAGAACGTGCCATCTGGTTTGTAGTACCCAGCAGGGGTGGAATTGATagacaccaaggtgtttacatcgATTCCAACATGGTTATCATTAATATCCCCGAACTCTGTACTTTGGCTGGTATCAAGCTCAACAGCAAAGAGTCGATTTGTGACATTACCTACATTTTCACGGTTGAACATGCCCATGTACTGAGACGGGAGGGCATCCAACAAAGAATCCGTCGTGGCGGAAATCGTAAAGGCGAGCCCGTATGCGCTCAAATCAGAGTAAGGAGGAGTGATGACGAACACAAAGGTTGTTGAGAATGAGGAAATAGAGTCGAACCGGCCTCCGAAGAAAGCGCGTCCTACACTCCGGGCAACACCATCGGTTAGCATGAGAGCTCTGCTTGCGATTGAAGCTACACCATCAAGCCGGAGCACGCCATTAGAGAAACCGTCGTAGGTGAAGCCGTCTTTGGTGTAGGAAGCGGAGGCTggggtgaggaagaggaggcagAGTAATAGGGAGTGAGGCGGCATGGTGGAGGCACCTTTCTCTTAGGGATGGCCGGGTGGGTTATGAAATGTGAATAATTGAAGCAAGTGCCAATGAACTTAAGAGCAAATGGTCCTAGGGTCTTTTTCATGTTTGGTTTTTGGTCAATATGGTGGGTCCTACCGAAGAAAGGTGAGGCCAGTTGATTGGTACACAACTACACATCCAGCACATCAAAAGGGACACTGTATATTGTTGACTGACTTTTCCACTAAAGCACAAGGGAAAAGGATTACTTTCAGGAACGAATCAAGCTGCATTTTGTTTGTCTCAATGCACCAAATTTAAAGAATTTCACTTCGTTTCCAGAGATAGCTCAATATGTTTTTGGTCAGGAACACAGAAATAACTGCTTTTCCTGATGAAAAAGAAAGCCTTCAGCACATGATCAATCGGAGCAAAATAAACATGTTCTTCAACCAATTGCACATTTGTTTGCTTTTCTGCTCCTCAACTTCTTATATACTCCTGGCACAAATGACTTGTTCGCTGTCAGTCCTGGTATACATCTCCGGCTGTGTTGCGTCTCTGGTGTCTGTCCCCTGCTCTTGATGTCCTGAGATGTGGCGCTTCCGTCGGCCGCCACCAACCAACCACCATGTAGTACGCTGAGCCGCCGGACTGCACCATTGGCCGTCGCCACGGCCCACCAGTGTGTCTAATTTGGTGACATCGCAAAGCACAGCAGGTCAAATTTGGTAGGCAACTCCTTAATTTATTCGAATTTTGTTATTCAGCGAGTCAAAATTTGTTGGAAGTTGGTTGTCTTTGTTTCTGACGTGAACTGGAGTCAGATTGacatttcccccccccccccccccccccccttccatgaCGCAGAGCCGGAACTGAACCTGGAACCTGAAGCCCTTCTTCACACTTCAAATACGGAGTCCTTTATAGTCTTGTTCGAGCGAACTGAACTTGGTGTCGAAACCCGAAGCTTTCTCAGTATACAGTTTGATTTCTTTTGTGCATTTTCTGGGATATGGAGCCGTGTAACTCGAGCCTTCTGATCCAAGAGAAGAGACACTCAGGCTGGTCCAAACTCTGTTAATCATTTCAAGTCTTCGTTGTGTGCATTGGAGAGGTAAAACTGTTGGGCCGAAAATTTGTTTGAAAAGCCAACCTACTATTGCAGCCATTCAGGCCACAGATCGCATGCATATCagcaatataagacgttttttgcagTTCAATTTGATCCGGAGAGAGTATTGTTCATCCGTCGGGTTGCTTTTGCCCAGGTGCGATACAGAAAGTAGAGATCAGAACTGAAGTTGGTCCCTGGAAAGCTCTGAATCCTGAGTGCCATGGAAGAAGAACGGAATGGGTTTGCAGCAAACTGAGACAAGCCTCCCCCTGTCCTCTGGAAAAACAGCCAACCTTCGTTTCAAAACAGAGAAAAGTTGAGGAGAATATCATGAAGTTAGCATCTGTAATTCTAGACAGCTCGAGAAAACAGGAGGCGGGAAAAAAGACACCAACAATGGGCCGAATTACCAACGCGATTTAAAATGTTGTGAGATACTCCTATATTGTGAGTAGTATATAGGATTACCAATGGTTTGATTTTTTTTCCTAGTTTCTTAGTAGCAACTTCCGGAGAGGAAAAAAAAAAGTTCGGGCGCACCCAAAATACGACGAAAGCAAGATAACTTTTTCACTTGGTGCACACTCTGCGTACGTGTAGCATTGATGGGTGCAATTCCCCGTCCAGAATTATTTGTCACAAAAATAAATATATTTAAAATTAA is a window encoding:
- the LOC123043268 gene encoding L-type lectin-domain containing receptor kinase SIT2; the protein is MPPHSLLLCLLFLTPASASYTKDGFTYDGFSNGVLRLDGVASIASRALMLTDGVARSVGRAFFGGRFDSISSFSTTFVFVITPPYSDLSAYGLAFTISATTDSLLDALPSQYMGMFNRENVGNVTNRLFAVELDTSQSTEFGDINDNHVGIDVNTLVSINSTPAGYYKPDGTFSDLLLISGKPMQVWVDYDDSSHQVNVSLAPYLEHKPQNPLLSSTVNLTSVLPSSVYVGFASATGTLRSIHRIIGWSFNPNGEAKPLNYSVLSEVIQDVRRDGQSRSHIPKGVLVPVVILSVFITIVIIIALYVYMKKARKSSDWEIDCGSSSFTYKDLAAATNNFSDRMLLGRGGFGKVYKGVLQTSKQNVAIKRVSPESKQGMKEFIAEITILGHLRHRNLVQLLGYSRHKSELLLVYDYMPNGSLDRVLHGQRKQTIDWVQRFNIIKGIASGLCYLHEDWEKVVIHRDIKASNVLLDNEMNGRLGDFGLARLHNHGTDAHTTHLAGTWGYIAPELARLGRATKATDVFAFGVFMLEVACGRRPIQVNDSAGEPVLLTDWVVDAWESGSILRTVDPKLEDYVSEEAELVLKLGLLCSHPVQSARPCMRLVMQYLVKDVLLPDFQPSFLSLTSRDEEFGQHILSCPSVATTITGLSGGR